DNA sequence from the Vicia villosa cultivar HV-30 ecotype Madison, WI linkage group LG3, Vvil1.0, whole genome shotgun sequence genome:
TAGTGATAGTCTTACTAAGTGTTCCTCTTCCTCTAGTTATTTTACTTCTTTACATCTTACCTACTCTTCTTACCACCGAACATACAACTCTCCTCTCTACATCCCAAAGTACCTAAGTTAgttttcatcatcttctctattaTAGGTGCTACCCCAACActctatttattttcatttttaatcatatCATGTCTAGTCTTATTACACATCCAACGCAACATCCTTATCTCTACTACACTTACTTTATTTTTGTGCTGATTTGTAATCGCCAAATGATCTAACCTGATTAGAACGGATCGTCGCGGCGGCTGGATCTGGCTGGATGGACAGAATTGGGGGgctacctgcaaggttctccgatgccaaagtaagtagcaATCAGAGAGAGCAAGCACAAGTTTTAGGAAGAATGAACGAATAcccgaccctctagtgaaagagggtatttatagccccaacgctgggccaaggttccctaattggacCAAATCCAATTGGAGagccacgtgctaggaaactgccagaacaccCTCTGTTAGGGCTAAGTCAGCAGGTGGCTCACGTTCTGGGTGAGCATGGCGCAAGGTTCGAaggtggttgaccgaatccttcgctgtTGTTTTGACCATGTGGTCTTTGCACGTGGCCACTTCGTAAGGGTCACTGGGAGTCGTTGGGCTTAAGCAGATTGGGCATGCTCGGCCCAAAGGTTAgcgttgggcctgctcggcccagtccggAACACCAAATATTCTATCTCGTACAACATGGTAGGTCTTACCACAGTTTGATAAAATTTCCCCTTCATCTTGAATAGTACTTTTGCATCACATAAAACCTCTGAAACTCTCCTCCATTTCATTCACCAGACTTGAATTTAATGGTGTTCATTCCCTTCTATTTCTCGATCATTTTGACTCATCGATTTTTAAAAAAGATAGTATATAAAAATGTGTGACTCTTATCACACTTATCTctaaaatgataaatatttatcGTGACATGCCAGTAAAGTAAAACTTTTTAAATCGGTATTACACATCAATTAATTTCCAAAACAAAATATTgttaataaataaacataaaaacataCGTTTGATTATTCTCCCTTCCAATAAACAAATAGTTTATTTGATTTCCTCTCTAATACactattttgaaaattgaagaaccCTATTGTAATAGCTTTTAAGAATACGACTAATTATATCAAAAGATGGTCTAGTGGAAGGATTTCCATCCCAACAAAGCCGTATAACATCAATCAATTCTCCCAACTGCTCACCATCATCCCTTGAAGGAAGCATAGGTCGCAACTTACCCTCTACAACTTCCATAGCAATctaaaaatatacataaataattaatatgttacaaaaaaaaaaaagatattaaaacaaaaatatgatCAATATGATGATAAATTGATAATGATGATACCTTGGCAGGACCATATTCTGTCTCAATATAAGGATGTTTTCCTGTTAAAAGCTCATTCAATATAACTCCAAAACTGTATACATCACATTTTTCATTATATGGCTCACATCGTATCACTTCTGGTGACATATAGACATATGTTCCTgaaaacataattaatatattatatattcaaattttgacaaaaaaaaattcatctacaaattttacaaattaatttatattttttgttaaacTTGCCTGTTTCTCCAGTAAGAGCCATTTCACCATCTCCTAAAAAACGAGCATGTCCAAAATCAGCAACTCTAACATGCAAATTAAAGTCCAAGAAAATGTTGCTGGGCTTCAAATCACGGTGAACAATCTTGGGCTTTTGTTCATGAAGATATTGCATAGCTTGGGCTATTTCTAAAGCCCGTAGCACTCTTTCTTTCAGAGGAGGAAGTGGCACAATTCTATCTCTACGCCTTTTATTACAGAATAAGTTAGTTAATTAGTAACTCATTAATAAACTATTAGTGTATTAATTAACTaagtaattattaattagttaaatCTCTTAATACCTTTTTCCAGGACCATAAAGCCATTCCTTGAGTGTGGTGTTTAGAAATTCTGTAACAACCCATGCATGATTGGGAGGGTTTAGACATGCACCCATTAGATTAAGTACAAATCTGTGCCGTTGTTTTGAGAGAGTTTCAACTTCTTGAGCAAAGAATTCGACACCGTTTGCATTTGTTCGAAAGAATTCAGGTGAAATGCATTTCACTGCTACATCAAATCCACGCCATGTTGCTCGGTAGATGTCTGCTGTGGTTCCTTGTCCTATTTTATCTTCCAACTGAATCTGCTCAAATTGTTTTGCATTATAATATACGTTAGTCTTATATCTCTCTGGTCTATCTCTAATCTATATAATATAtcagatatattaattattcaataaatttaaaaaataaatcttCTCTTATAAATATAATTAGACAGAGTATAGTACTGACCTCGGTTGGGTTGATATACCATCCATTGATTTTGGCTTGATCGATGATGGCCTCTAGATTGGGGTGGTGCTGGTGGATAGGAGTGGGAAGTTGAGGACTATTGATAATGGAGGAGACATTGTAAGGTGATTGTTGGAGTTCACCTTTGGTGTGAATAATTTGTTCTAAGATTCCATTCTCTTGTGCTATTTGGAGGCAGTACCTTAAATAATCTTGTGTCCTTTCCATTCTTTTTCTATACATTACTCTCAGTTCTGCTTGCTTTTGCACCTCCTTTTCCATATCTGCTACCTACTTGTGCCACAAAAGTGGGGTCAATTAGGAGTAGGCATGTAAAAAAATTCCATAAGGGGGTATTTTAAGAAATTCGCAAGGGGTGTAAATTTGGAATTTGGAGGGAAAAAATTTACATCAAAAATAGCAAAATAAAAGGAAATCCGGCCCATATAGCAACATTTCAGCCTTACTGGTTTATTTTGTCAGGCTGAAATACCGAGAAATTGCGTGTTAAAAAGTTTACTTCATACCCAACAATTATACTTATACTCCCAAAAACATAATCTATTAAAAACACCGTtccttttaataaattaaaatattttataaaaattacaaatcaaattttcagaaatttataaaaacaaaCTATTCACATGAATAAGAAAAGatcatataaaaaattattttttaaaacttcaaataaaatatttaatttttctatttatttagaGTGACAAACAAAATTTTTCAATTTAACTACACTATCTATGTTTACTTTATACTAAATTTGATTTAGAGTGACATATTTTATAGGACATTgtaaatctttttttattttaatttattttttattgaattttttcaatAACAAAATTTCAgttgaaatatttataataaattttttcatttATATCTTAACTAGAGATTTTAGATTTGAAtccaaccctaaaaataaaatagtgtttaAAATTTTTTGAATGAGAGCTTTGAtcaattcataaaaataaaattaaaaagaatgttttctaTATGTAAAAATTTATTTAGTTTACCTACATAATTTCAAAGAGATGTCCAATATTAACAATTTCCAAGACTATTTTGCTTTAGTTtgcaatattttaaattttaattagtttacTTAGATTATTTCAAAGAGATGCCCAACGTTAACAGTTTCCATTACTATTTTGCTTAGtgtttcataaaaaaatatattgaaaggATCACTAAATTATTATTACAAGAATATATACCTTGACTTCCAAACTCTCATAACGCTGTTGGAGCTGATGTTGTTGCACCGTTGATGTAGTTGATGCCACCGTCTTCACGCTGGTGAACCCTCGACAACAACCACCGCCCGAAAACGGGCTAAGCGGCTCTTGCTTCCTCCTCGAATTCGACTTTGATGACTGCCTAGACAGACTCTTCTGAGTTTGAGGACTGTTTCTCATGCTCATTTTTTTCTCTCCTTATCCTGCAAAGTTATGCAAGTTTAAATTTCTTTACGAGGATGCAATATAGAGATATAGTGAAACATAAATGGAGTTAGTGGTTTAACCTTTGTACCGTTCTCATTTTGGTGCCGAAATAGCACACGACAATTATGACGGACTTTGTGATGAACATTGAAGAAACCAATATGATGATTGGTACGCAAATTGCATTCCGTCGTTTTCACGTTCAAATAACAATACTTTATCATGGACGACAGGGTTGTGCTGTTTactattctttctcataataTTTAAGtattatattttcattaaaaaaagcgtccaaaataatatttttcagtTTTAAacaacttaatttttattttccaattctaaatTAATGTTACGGTCATCATCGTGGATATGGATATATTTGTTGAGTTATGAAATATCATTTCGTAAAATTATATTCTCAAGATTATTCTTTTTAGGATTAATATTTTTATCTGTGTTTGGCAAAAATCAAATTTCttgataatatttataaaattatttaatttaataaataataaaataaataaata
Encoded proteins:
- the LOC131655213 gene encoding serine/threonine-protein kinase STY13-like, producing the protein MSMRNSPQTQKSLSRQSSKSNSRRKQEPLSPFSGGGCCRGFTSVKTVASTTSTVQQHQLQQRYESLEVKVADMEKEVQKQAELRVMYRKRMERTQDYLRYCLQIAQENGILEQIIHTKGELQQSPYNVSSIINSPQLPTPIHQHHPNLEAIIDQAKINGWYINPTEIQLEDKIGQGTTADIYRATWRGFDVAVKCISPEFFRTNANGVEFFAQEVETLSKQRHRFVLNLMGACLNPPNHAWVVTEFLNTTLKEWLYGPGKRRRDRIVPLPPLKERVLRALEIAQAMQYLHEQKPKIVHRDLKPSNIFLDFNLHVRVADFGHARFLGDGEMALTGETGTYVYMSPEVIRCEPYNEKCDVYSFGVILNELLTGKHPYIETEYGPAKIAMEVVEGKLRPMLPSRDDGEQLGELIDVIRLCWDGNPSTRPSFDIISRILKSYYNRVLQFSK